One Aegilops tauschii subsp. strangulata cultivar AL8/78 chromosome 7, Aet v6.0, whole genome shotgun sequence genomic window carries:
- the LOC109781589 gene encoding uncharacterized protein isoform X1, with the protein MPRRRPRAGEKRMDAAIDHFAEMGYRKADVRRVVNKLLKDVYGKDGWPLLEDSCYSVVQEALFEMEEQEKLQQQQQQQQQQNEDDDGDDEGEEAHPEPQQEDVEEEAPQQEVAIKEEPSEEFIPIAMVVPPSEAVLAVGQTEEAEPPLIDPPSPRAASPDPLATGTRRKRPPCYGWISESESDSEYEEYVARRQQRVQVPAK; encoded by the exons ATGCCCCGGCGGCGGCCGAGGGCCGGGGAGAAGCGGATGGACGCCGCGATCGACCACTTCGCCGAGATGGGATACCGCAAAGCCGACGTCCGCCGCGTCGTCAACAAGCTCCTCAAG GATGTGTATGGGAAGGATGGGTGGCCGTTGCTGGAGGACAGTTGTTACTCCGTAGTGCAAGAAGCGCTCTTTGAGATGGAGGAGCAGGAGAagttgcagcagcagcagcagcagcagcagcagcagaatgaggatgatgatggtgatgatgagggGGAGGAAGCTCATCCG GAGCCGCAGCAGGAGGACGTGGAGGAGGAGGCTCCG CAGCAAGAAGTAGCAATAAAGGAGGAACCGTCAGAAGAGTTCATTCCCATTGCGATGGTTGTACCACCATCTGAGGCAGTGCTAGCAGTTGGGCAGACAGAGGAAGCGGAACCCCCGCTCATCGACCCACCTTCTCCCAGAGCTGCGTCGCCAGATCCGTTAGCTACAGGAACTAGGCGCAAAAGGCCCCCCTGCTACGGATGGATCTCCGAGTCCGAGAGCGACTCGGAATATGAGGAATATGTCGCACGTCGACAGCAGCGGGTGCAGGTCCCGGCCAAGTAG
- the LOC109781589 gene encoding uncharacterized protein isoform X2 has protein sequence MPRRRPRAGEKRMDAAIDHFAEMGYRKADVRRVVNKLLKDVYGKDGWPLLEDSCYSVVQEALFEMEEQEKLQQQQQQQQQQNEDDDGDDEGEEAHPEPQQEDVEEEAPQEVAIKEEPSEEFIPIAMVVPPSEAVLAVGQTEEAEPPLIDPPSPRAASPDPLATGTRRKRPPCYGWISESESDSEYEEYVARRQQRVQVPAK, from the exons ATGCCCCGGCGGCGGCCGAGGGCCGGGGAGAAGCGGATGGACGCCGCGATCGACCACTTCGCCGAGATGGGATACCGCAAAGCCGACGTCCGCCGCGTCGTCAACAAGCTCCTCAAG GATGTGTATGGGAAGGATGGGTGGCCGTTGCTGGAGGACAGTTGTTACTCCGTAGTGCAAGAAGCGCTCTTTGAGATGGAGGAGCAGGAGAagttgcagcagcagcagcagcagcagcagcagcagaatgaggatgatgatggtgatgatgagggGGAGGAAGCTCATCCG GAGCCGCAGCAGGAGGACGTGGAGGAGGAGGCTCCG CAAGAAGTAGCAATAAAGGAGGAACCGTCAGAAGAGTTCATTCCCATTGCGATGGTTGTACCACCATCTGAGGCAGTGCTAGCAGTTGGGCAGACAGAGGAAGCGGAACCCCCGCTCATCGACCCACCTTCTCCCAGAGCTGCGTCGCCAGATCCGTTAGCTACAGGAACTAGGCGCAAAAGGCCCCCCTGCTACGGATGGATCTCCGAGTCCGAGAGCGACTCGGAATATGAGGAATATGTCGCACGTCGACAGCAGCGGGTGCAGGTCCCGGCCAAGTAG
- the LOC109781591 gene encoding uncharacterized protein has protein sequence MAVAAGGGVALSLRAPSSSASPAVGRQRRAASSPAVRCGATRERMPAAAPYGVLEEDHYRTLRLAPGASRGEVKKAFHRLALQYHPDVARRQHGGDEGQENGIDFERINAAYQRVMRNMREAEATLEYWRRRYGLADEDLDRYRHYLAADEEDDWFADF, from the coding sequence ATGGCCGTCGCCGCCGGAGGAGGGGTGGCGCTGAGCCTGCGGGCGCCGTCGTCCTCGGCGTCGCCGGCGGTGGGGCGGCAGCGTAGGGCGGCGTCGTCGCCGGCGGTGAGGTGCGGGGCGACGCGGGAAAGGATGCCGGCGGCGGCCCCGTACGGGGTGCTGGAGGAGGACCACTACCGCACTTTGAGGCTGGCGCCGGGCGCCTCCAGGGGCGAGGTCAAGAAGGCCTTCCACCGCCTCGCGCTGCAGTACCACCCGGACGTCGCGCGCCGGCAGCACGGCGGCGACGAGGGCCAAGAAAACGGCATCGACTTCGAGCGGATCAACGCGGCGTACCAGAGGGTGATGCGCAACATGCGGGAGGCGGAGGCGACGCTCGAGTACTGGCGCCGCCGCTACGGCCTCGCCGACGAGGACCTCGACCGCTACCGCCACTACCTCGCCGCCGACGAGGAGGACGACTGGTTCGCCGACTTCTGA